A genomic window from Terrisporobacter glycolicus ATCC 14880 = DSM 1288 includes:
- a CDS encoding class I SAM-dependent methyltransferase gives MGQADFFNSVAKKWDNMINVDESKINYLLDKLEIQEDDEILDIGTGTGVLIPFLNERVCTGRIKGVDISKGMLEVAKSKFNHLSNVDFDLVNVEKEELKHKYDKIILYSMYPHLENKTQTISNLVKNSLKEDGILMIAHSDSREFLNNLHRNADERVHESILMEINEQKNVFINAGLKVIEAFENDDMYYVVIEKN, from the coding sequence TTGGGACAAGCAGATTTTTTTAATTCTGTAGCTAAAAAATGGGACAATATGATTAATGTAGATGAATCTAAAATTAATTATTTATTGGACAAGCTTGAAATTCAAGAAGACGATGAAATTCTGGACATAGGTACTGGAACGGGAGTTTTAATACCATTTTTAAATGAAAGAGTATGCACAGGAAGAATCAAAGGTGTAGATATTTCTAAAGGAATGTTAGAAGTTGCTAAAAGTAAATTTAATCATTTGAGTAATGTTGATTTTGACTTAGTAAATGTTGAAAAAGAAGAGTTAAAACATAAATATGACAAAATAATTCTATACTCCATGTATCCTCATTTAGAAAATAAAACACAAACTATTTCAAATCTTGTGAAAAATAGTTTAAAAGAAGATGGAATACTTATGATTGCTCACTCAGACAGTAGAGAGTTTTTAAATAATCTTCATAGAAATGCTGATGAAAGAGTACATGAATCAATATTAATGGAAATAAATGAACAAAAAAATGTTTTTATTAATGCTGGACTAAAGGTAATTGAAGCCTTTGAAAATGA